The sequence GCCCAGTTGATGCGGATGAATGATAAAAATTATCGGCAAATGCTTCGAGATATTAACAAGAAGTTTGAATTAAATACGGAAGGTATTGAAGAGAAAAAGGACAACAAGAATGATAATCAGGACAAAAATAAATGGTGGTAATGAGAAAGGAGGGGGCGTGGATGATATTGGCGAAAGAGAAGAAATGGCGTAGGTCCTACCTATTTATTATGATCCTTGTCTACGGTCTTGTCATCCCAGTCATGCTGTTTGAATGGCTCGTCCTAGAGGGCAAGTTTCCACTAGCAGGGTTTGTGATTGGATTTGCATTACCAGCAATGAGAAGGAATCACTTGACTAAAATCCGGCAGGAAAATAATTAAGTAACGGTATGTAACGTTACACAGAATCCAACATATTCAAAAAACAGTATTTCGATAATCCGATTGGATATACAAATATTTAAAAAGGGGACATGTCTTCAATGACTCAGTTCCTTTTTTATTTATGAATCTTGTTATGTCGGAATATTCGGATCTCCGCTAGAACTTGTACCTATTCATTGTTAGTAATCGGTGATATATACCTAGTTAATAGAACTCTTAAGTTACGAGAACCAAATAGCTAAATGTGTCTATTATTTTAAACATAGTGGTTTGAAAGTAACTTTAATGGTATACGAAGTAAAGATAGGTAAGTATACGGTCAATATTACTACGCATTCGCATTGCGGAGGAAATGAGGTCGAGGAAATGCTGAATTCAAAAAGAAAAGTGATACCATTATTAGCCGTATTATTTCTAATAATAGCAGGTTGTCAATCGACAAAAGAAAAAGAAAATCATAGTGAACCGAAGAATGAACCAATTGAAACAAAAGAAACAATTGATCTAGTTGATGTGGTAGTAGATGAAACAGAAAATAAAAAGATAGAAACAAAGTTCATATTGGAAACAAAACCGCTTCCTCAGACGTTGCAGGAAGTTGTTGAGTATCCCGTAGGGGAATATGCCTCAGAGGCTGGCGATGTTGCTGACGGTGATATGGATACAATCATAAATCAAATTCCTGATTTGCCCGAAGATGCAACCGAAGAAGAGTTAGTGAAGTTATTGGAAACTCTTTATTCTCTGTTCAAGATGGAATATGAAGATCCCATGACACTTCTGAGTTCAAATGGAATTACTAGCGGGCCTGATGGTGAGGGAAATACCCAACCTGAAAAAGCTTCGTATAATGTGATAATTGCGCTAGATGCAAGTGGAAGCATGGCCAATAAGATTGGTTCTAAGACACGAATGAACCTTGCGAAAGAAGCAATTGAAGGGTTTGTATCAAAGCTACCCAAAGAAGCAAATGTCGGGCTAAGGGTGTATGGACATCAGGGCACGGGCACTTCGGCAGACAAAGCGTTGTCATGTGCATCAAATGAACTTGTCTATCCAATCCAGCCGTATGGCGAAAACGAATTAAAGACGGCACTTGATGCCTTTAACCCAGCTGGCTGGACACCGTTAGCTAGTGCAATCGAAGAAGCACAGAAAGATTTACAACCCTATCAAGGGGAAAATAATCAAAATGTGATTTATGTCGTCAGTGACGGTGTTGAAACATGTGGTGGGGATCCAGTTAAAGCAGCAGCCCTTTTAAAAGACGCGAATATTGCACCAGTTGTCCATATCATCGGCTTTGATGTGGCAAGCAAGGAACAGCAACAGTTGAAGGACGTAGCAGAAGCGGCAGGCGGTACCTATACGAATGCAAAAGATCATAAACAGCTTCAAAGTGAATTTGATAAAACACTTCAAAGTTCTGAAGAATGGTTTAATTGGTGGACTGAAGAAAGAGGGAAATTGGTTAGTGATAAATTTGATGAACGTGATCGAGTCGTTCAACATAATCAGTCATGGAAATCAATGAATAGGTATGAATCTTACAAAATTCAAGATGTGCTCTTTGAGTTAAGCTATAGAGAAAAGATTAGCCCAGGACAACGAACAACATTGATGGATATGCGTAACAAATATTATTGGGACATGGCTGATAAAGCAGATGATATGTATAAAATACTCATGTCGGAATCTTATAGTGATTATGATGAGATGAAAAAAGAAATTAATCGAATATATTATGAAAGTGTCTCCAATTAATAGATGGGAACTGGAGATAAGTATCTGGTGTTTTTTTGGAATGAACGAGGTTGGCAACGGTTAAGTTTTTGTGATTTTGCCTTTAATTCGCCGGCTTTCGTTGCCGATTGCTAACGAATAGCTAAATTTGAAAAGGAAGTATCCAGGAGGTTTGAATTAATGAAGCATTACATAGTTCTAGCAGCACTCGCTGTTTTATTGGTGGGATGTACCAAGAATGAAGAAATGGAAACTAAAGAGGCTTTGGTTGATGAAACGCAGATTGAAGAACAAATAGAAGAGCAGATAGAAGAACAGTCGGAAGCCTCTATTATCGTCCAGGAATTATCAAAGGTGAAAGTGGCAAAAACTGCAGAAGAATTGGCGGAGATTCCACCGGGGATATTGACGCAAGATTTTTCGATAGAAAGTGAAAGTGCGCTGCATTGGGGAGGGGCGGAAGTGCCTGAGAGGATTAAGGAACAGTTTCTTGAAGAAATGGAGGTGTTGACATCAGAAGTAAGCGACCCTGACATCATTTTCAGCTCGTTCCTTCATTACTTGGGGAATTCACAATATGAATATGCTATCGGGAGGCTTTTGGATTATTATCCAGAATTCGATGAACCACTTCTTCCTGAACCGTATGAGGAAACGGAAGATACAGAACAGGAGGCTGTTCCATCGAAAGCAATCATACTGCTGGATGCCAGTTCGAGTATGTTGTTAAAGGCAAATGGTAGATTAAAGATGGATACGGCAAAAAGTGCGGTAAGAAGTTTTGCAGCAACAATGGGAAATGAGAGTGCTATATCGCTTTATGTGTACGGCCATGCTGGGACACAGGCTCGGTCGGATAAGCAGTTATCATGCGGTACGATTGATGAAGTCTATCCGTTGGGCGAGTATGATCAATCGAAATTTAATGATGCAGTTGCCGCAGTTTTGGCAAAAGGATGGACACCTTTAGCGGGGGCAATCAAGCAGGTTCGTGAAGATCACCAATCGACATTGGACGATATTACCGTCTATATTGTCAGTGACGGTGCGGAAACATGCGACGGTGATCCGGTAGCAGAAGCACTTGCATTTGCAGACGGGAATCCCGAACGCCACGTAAATATCATCGGATTCCAAGTGGATCAACAGGCGGAATCACAACTAAAAGCAGTGGCTGAAGCAGGAAACGGAACGTATATCGGTGCTAATACACTAGACGAAATGACGTCCCAAATTACAGAGATATGGCTCCCATCCGGTTTGGACATTTTAGGGCTTAGATATTCTTCGCTTAATATTGGGATGTGGCCCAAATTGGGGGCGCATGAAAAGGTTTCAGGTTACGCAAGTGTGGCTGATAATACAGTAAAGGTAGAATATCAACGTCTTAGGTCAGCGGCAAAATTGTTGGTTAAAAAAGAAATGATTGATGAAAATGTAAAAGAGGAATTATTCACAAGGATAGAGCAACATAAAGAACAGTACTGGGCAATCATTGATGATTTGAAGAATGAAAAAAGTCAAATTGTTGATGATGAAGTCGACCGAATCGAACAGAAAATAGCCGACTATATTGATAGAATGGAAAAATTGCATAAGGAAAAAGGAAATGTTATTTGGTAAATGTCTGTGAACATCCTGGAGCTAGCAAGTGGAAGCTATACATGTGCACCAGACCATCAGCAATTATCAGGTGAATTCGGTAAAACACTTGTGGGTGTAAGGGAGTGTAACTAAAAGTAATTAGGGAGGTTCAGATTGATGAAGCACTACATAGTTCTAGCAGCACTCGCTGTTTTATTGGCGGGATGTACCAAGAATGAAGAAATGGAAACTGAAAAAGTTTTGGCTGATGAAACGCAGATTGAGGGAAATCAGATAGAGGAGCAAATAGAAGAACAAATAGAAGAGCCGTCGGTAGCCTCTATTATCGTCCGTGAATTGGAAAAGGTGAAAGAGGCGAAAACCGCAGAAGAATTAGCGGAGATTCCAACGGGGATATTGACGCAAGATTTTTCTATAGAAAGGGAAACATCGATGTGGGTGGGGAGGACAGTACCTGATGATATTGTGAGCCAGTTCCTCGAAGAAATGGAAGTGTTGACGTCAGAAGTAAGTGATCCCGACATCATTTTCAGTTCGCTTCTTTACTATTTGGGAAGTCCGCAATATGAATATGCTGTCGGAAGGCTTTTGAATTATCATCCAAATTTCGATGAACCACTTCTTCCTGAACCATATGAAGAGACGGAATCTGGGGAACAGGAAGCCGCCCCATCAAAAGCAATCATACTGCTAGATGCTAGTTCGAGTATGTTATTGAATGCGAATGGTAGATTAAAGATGGATACAGCCAAAAGTGCGGTAAGAAGTTTTGCGTCAACAATGGGAATTGAAAGTGCTGTATCGCTTTATGTTTACGGCCATGCCGGGACACAGAATCGGGCGGATAAAGAATTATCATGCGGTACGATTGATGAAGTGTATCCGTTAGGAGAGTATGATCAATCGGAATTTAACGATGCAGTCAACGCGGTCTTGGCGAAAGGATGGACACCTTTAGCGGGGGCAATCAAGCAGGTTCGCGAAGATCATCAATCGACTTTGGACGATATTACCGTCTATATTGTCAGTGATGGGGCGGAAACATGCGACGGTGATCCTGTAGCGGAAGCACTTGCGTTTGCAGACGGAAATCCTGAGCGTCACGTAAATATCATTGGATTCCAAGTGGATCAGCAGGCGGAATCGCAACTAAAAGCAGTAGCTGAAGCAGGAAACGGAACGTATATCGCCGCCGATACGCTTGATGAAATGACGTCTCAAATTACAAAGATATGGCTACCATCGGGTATGGATATTGTATCGCTTCAGTATGCCTCGGCTAATCTTGGGGGATGGCCACTTACGATGGCACAGTCAGAGGCTTCAGATTACGCGCAAGTGGCTAAATCTGTAGTTGGAGTAGAAAAACGCCGTCTTTTGGGGGCGGCAAGTTTGCTCGCTAAAAAAGAAATGATTGATGAAAATGTAGAAGAAGAATTGATCAATAGGATAGAACAGCACGCTGAACAGTACTTAGCCATCATAAGTGATTTGAGGGAGGAAAAAAGGAAACTTGTCACTGATGAATCCGACCGAATTCAACAGAAGATAGATGACTATATCACTAGAATGAATGAATTGAAGAAGGAAAATGGGCAGCTTTTTTGAAAAATGTCTGTGAACGATTATGTTGTACAGGTATTTTTGTTAAATAAGGATACGTATGACAATGTAAATAAACTTAAGAATGCCACCGCAGCATTTGTTGCACTTATTCCAGGAGGACAACCAATTGCTGCCGGTATGGTGGTTGTAGATGGAGTGTTAGTTCTTGCCAGTTCGGTTCATAAACTTATTCGAAACCGTAAGGAAATTGTTTCCGATCTCAAGAAAAAAGAGAAGGCGATAGCGGATGGAGCGAAGAAAACATGGGGCAAGATCACATCAATTTTTAAATGAGGTGCAAGATGATTAACTTGAAACCAACACCAAGACATGTGGAAAACATCAAGAAGCATAAAGGTTTATTTGAAAAGTGGAAGATGTGGCCCTTTGCTTATTATGATGGGAATAACTATTATTTTCTGACGTTATATGATCAACGGTTTAAAGGAATTACCGGCTATTTAATGTTGAGACAAGATGGATCTGTGTTACCTTTTGAGGAAGCTAAAGAGCCAGCCTTCAAATTAATAAATTATAACAGTATTATAGATGCCACTATTACTGTGATAATCCCTCAAGCATACAAAGATACTACTCACTTCAAAGAAACCATCAAGTATTTAACAAAATATAGACAGAATCTTATCGATGCTGATTCAAGAATTGAATCTTCTATCCAACAGATATTGGAAGCCACCGAAAAAACGTTGGGGATTGAAAGAATACTAAAGGATGGTATTCAAGATCTTGGTCAAGCGCAGTTATCGGTGACGAATGAGAAAGGATATTTTGATCAAGCGTTTTTAGATGAACTAGAAGATGAAGCGTATAAATATAGTGCAGTGATGTATGAATACGCGATAAGGGAAACCGCCCTTAAGCCCCATTATGAAGCGGTAATGGTTCTACTAAAAGAAAATCCTGTTAAATTAAACCTATATGCAAAGTTGAAAATTAGGGAATTGATGAAATTATCCCATCGTTCGATAGATAGACAATTAAAAAAGTCGAAAAATAATTTCGAAACGGATCGTCACGGTAATAAAATTATGATAGACAAAACTAGAATAAAGCAATCATTTATGGAGAAGGGATGTAAAGATGGTGAATCCTATTTTAAAGAAATCATCGTTCCTAAGATTAGAAATCCCCGAAAAGGGGGGAGATAGCTAAATGAAGGATGTCCTAGTAAATTCCTATCATCTGTACACACAACGATTCGGCAAGGTGTTTTCTCTCTCCCTGCTCGTCTATTTTCCCCTGCTCTTTTTACATGCGTTGATTGTCAATTATATCTATATGCTAACGCGGTTTGCGGAATATCCAGGTCTCATTGGCGATGTGGCTAACGGGGTGTTCATGTTGATTTTTTTAACGATTGGTCAGTTGCCTTTCATTAAGTTCGTCATGTTGGAGGAAGAGACAGATGGGGAGAAGTTATTCGGGGGTGCCTATCACTCAAACAAACGTGTTTGTTTGAACTAACGAAATTGTTTGAGTGACAGGCACCTTTAGAAATAAAAATAGAATATTCCCAAAACCCTTGCAACTTACCCCATAAAATAGATATAATAAATAAAAGGCATCGGGGTGAGTGAGATGGAAAATAATTATTCATATGCAGAGTTTTTGAAAGCTGTTGGAAAAAATAGTTCTACACTCCAATCGGAAAAACTATTGAATGACATTTACATGGACCTATTCCTAAACCATATTCACCGACAACAAACAAAGGAACGGCTCATGGGACTGATTGACTTGTCGCTGGATTGTCGTGACGAACAGGCATTTCTTCGACATACGGAAAGCCTCCTAAAATTAGAAGAAGTAAATTGAAAAAAATGAGAACGCCGCATGGAATTGTACATGTGGCGTTTTTTATTGTGTTTGAAAAAACGTACGTTCGTTTTTATTCGTATAAAATGAGAAAATGTGCTAAAGTAAAAGTAATTCTTCAATGGGAGGGCATGACCATTATGGTTCGAAAATTTAACTTGCAAGCCCCATATACACCACAAGGCGATCAGCCGTATGCAATCGCAAAATTATTAGAAGGACTTGACAAAGGCGAAAA comes from Sporosarcina sp. FSL K6-3457 and encodes:
- a CDS encoding vWA domain-containing protein — encoded protein: MLNSKRKVIPLLAVLFLIIAGCQSTKEKENHSEPKNEPIETKETIDLVDVVVDETENKKIETKFILETKPLPQTLQEVVEYPVGEYASEAGDVADGDMDTIINQIPDLPEDATEEELVKLLETLYSLFKMEYEDPMTLLSSNGITSGPDGEGNTQPEKASYNVIIALDASGSMANKIGSKTRMNLAKEAIEGFVSKLPKEANVGLRVYGHQGTGTSADKALSCASNELVYPIQPYGENELKTALDAFNPAGWTPLASAIEEAQKDLQPYQGENNQNVIYVVSDGVETCGGDPVKAAALLKDANIAPVVHIIGFDVASKEQQQLKDVAEAAGGTYTNAKDHKQLQSEFDKTLQSSEEWFNWWTEERGKLVSDKFDERDRVVQHNQSWKSMNRYESYKIQDVLFELSYREKISPGQRTTLMDMRNKYYWDMADKADDMYKILMSESYSDYDEMKKEINRIYYESVSN
- a CDS encoding VWA domain-containing protein; the protein is MKHYIVLAALAVLLAGCTKNEEMETEKVLADETQIEGNQIEEQIEEQIEEPSVASIIVRELEKVKEAKTAEELAEIPTGILTQDFSIERETSMWVGRTVPDDIVSQFLEEMEVLTSEVSDPDIIFSSLLYYLGSPQYEYAVGRLLNYHPNFDEPLLPEPYEETESGEQEAAPSKAIILLDASSSMLLNANGRLKMDTAKSAVRSFASTMGIESAVSLYVYGHAGTQNRADKELSCGTIDEVYPLGEYDQSEFNDAVNAVLAKGWTPLAGAIKQVREDHQSTLDDITVYIVSDGAETCDGDPVAEALAFADGNPERHVNIIGFQVDQQAESQLKAVAEAGNGTYIAADTLDEMTSQITKIWLPSGMDIVSLQYASANLGGWPLTMAQSEASDYAQVAKSVVGVEKRRLLGAASLLAKKEMIDENVEEELINRIEQHAEQYLAIISDLREEKRKLVTDESDRIQQKIDDYITRMNELKKENGQLF
- a CDS encoding IDEAL domain-containing protein, which gives rise to MENNYSYAEFLKAVGKNSSTLQSEKLLNDIYMDLFLNHIHRQQTKERLMGLIDLSLDCRDEQAFLRHTESLLKLEEVN